Sequence from the Kineosporia succinea genome:
TGGTGTTCTCCAGCGCCGAATGGCAGGGGTTGCTCGGCGGGCGGCCGAGTCTCGTCGACCTGCGTTAGATCGTCGACCTGCGTCCCGTCGCCGCGTCAGAGCCCGTTGGGCGCACCTCGGTCACCCGATCCCGGCAATCTCATGCGTCACAACGTCTAGATCTCTTCGGTCAGGCGGTTCTCGAGGTCCGCGATCGTGGTCGCGGGCAGCCGGCAGACGAAGTCCCGGCACACGAACGCCTGCGCCTCGCCGAACCGGCTCAGCGTGCGCCCGGCCAGCAGCGGCACCCCGGGCGAGTCCGGCCGGCCGGTACTGATCACCGCCCCCGGAGCCGATGACCGGAGCGCCGTCTCGTGCAGGCTCGCGCGCACCGGGTCTTCGTCCGGCCCCACGACCGCGATCTCGCGCGGTCCGTCGAGCCGGGCCACCGACACGGCCAGCGCCCAGCCGAAGGCCTGCGGCGCGTGCCCGCCGACCGCCCCGGCGGCGGCCAGACAGCGCTCGGCCGCAGCCCGCGCCCGGTGCGACCCGGTCAGCGCGGCGTACGACAGCAGGGCCCCCGCCGCCGCGGAAGCGCCTGAGGGGTAGGCGTTGTCGGTCGGGTCGGCCGGGCGGCGCAGCGCCAGCAGGGCCCGGTCGGTGGAGTCGCGCGCGGTGTCGTGCACCCCGTCCTCGTCGATGAACTGGCTCATCACCACCTCGAGCAGGTTGCCCGCGGTGGCCAGCCAGCGCACGTCCCCGGTGACGTTGTGCAGGGTGAGCAGGCCCTCGGCCAGGTCGCCGTAGTCCTCCAGCACACCGGCCGCATGACCGGGGTTGCCGTGACGACTGGCCCGGTACAGCCTCGGCACCACTCCCGACCCGTGAATGTGCACGCGCAGCACCAGATTCGCGATCTTCGCGGCCGCCGTCACCAGGTCGGGGCGGTTCAGCAGGGCGCCGGTCTCGGCCAGCGCGGCGATCGCCAGCCCGTTCCAGGCGGCCACCACCTTGTCGTCGCGGCCGGGCTGCGGCCGGGCCGTGCGCACCGCCCGCAGCTTCTCCCGGATGCCCTCCCAGCGAGCGGCCGTGAACGGGTCGGCCCACACGTCCTGCGCCAGCTGGGCCGTGGAGGTGCCGCGCTCGAACGTGCCCGGGCGCCCCACCCGCAGCAGCGCCGCGGCCCAGGCCCCGTCCTCCGGGCCGAGGTGGGTGAGCAGGTCCTCCGGCGTCCAGACGTAGGTGCGTCCCTCCTCGCCGTGCGACTCGCCGGTCTCCTCGTCGGTCACCGTGGTGTCCGCGTCGAGCGACGAGGCCAGCCCCTGCTCCTGCGTGAGCAGCGCCGACACCATCCAGTCGCAGGTCTCCAGCGCGA
This genomic interval carries:
- a CDS encoding thioredoxin domain-containing protein, which codes for MANRLEYATSPYLLQHKDNPVEWWQWGEAAFEEAVRRDAPILLSVGYAACHWCHVMAHESFEDPEVADLMNKLFVNVKVDREERPDVDATYMAATQALTGQGGWPMTVFLTPDGRPFYAGTYYPPVPRGQHPSFRQLITAVSNTWNQRRGEVQEAGDRIAKALADQAIPSGSEGGAPDWDTLTSALQKLVSSEDPVHGGFGGAPKFPPSMVLEFLIRYATVQERTPGGRAARDLAGRTLRAMARSGMYDQVVGGFARYCVDAAWVVPHFEKMLYDNAQLARVYLHWWRLTGEAVGSRIALETCDWMVSALLTQEQGLASSLDADTTVTDEETGESHGEEGRTYVWTPEDLLTHLGPEDGAWAAALLRVGRPGTFERGTSTAQLAQDVWADPFTAARWEGIREKLRAVRTARPQPGRDDKVVAAWNGLAIAALAETGALLNRPDLVTAAAKIANLVLRVHIHGSGVVPRLYRASRHGNPGHAAGVLEDYGDLAEGLLTLHNVTGDVRWLATAGNLLEVVMSQFIDEDGVHDTARDSTDRALLALRRPADPTDNAYPSGASAAAGALLSYAALTGSHRARAAAERCLAAAGAVGGHAPQAFGWALAVSVARLDGPREIAVVGPDEDPVRASLHETALRSSAPGAVISTGRPDSPGVPLLAGRTLSRFGEAQAFVCRDFVCRLPATTIADLENRLTEEI